The following coding sequences lie in one Miscanthus floridulus cultivar M001 chromosome 9, ASM1932011v1, whole genome shotgun sequence genomic window:
- the LOC136479354 gene encoding uncharacterized protein yields MAAVSITVNIGDGASARLWTDSWASVGPLCHYAPNLAFFARSASLLGAKELWKTKAPARVKFFFWLALHHRLWTAERRKRHGLQDDDACVLCGQESETADHLFIGCVLTREVWFALLAPLGLTVLAPGHTEDATSWWLRQRLRIDAAGRPAFDSMILLISWVIWKERNSRTFSRDAAGIQELRLKVQDADDWVKAGFKMLSVFTPYWSQN; encoded by the exons ATGGCCGCCGTCAGCATCACGGTGAACATCGGCGACGGGGCTTCCGCTAGGCTGTGGACTGATAGCTGGGCGTCCGTGGGACCTTTGTGTCACTACGCCCCAAATCT GGCTTTCTTCGCTAGATCAGCTTCGCTGTTGGGAGCTAAGGAGCTGTGGAAGACTAAAGCGCCAGCGCGTGTCAAGTTCTTTTTCTGGCTTGCGCTGCACCACCGGCTTTGGACCGCGGAGCGTCGCAAAAGGCATGGCCTGCAGGATGATGATGCTTGTGTCCTCTGCGGCCAGGAGTCAGAGACCGCTGATCATTTGTTCATCGGCTGTGTCCTTACCAGGGAGGTCTGGTTCGCGCTGCTGGCGCCGCTCGGCTTGACGGTGCTTGCTCCGGGACATACTGAGGATGCGACTTCTTGGTGGCTCCGTCAGCGTCTCCGGATTGATGCAGCGGGTCGACCGGCTTTCGACTCAATGATACTGCTCATCTCCTGGGTCATCTGGAAGGAGAGGAACAGCAGGACATTCTCGCGGGACGCAGCAGGAATTCAAGAGCTACGTCTGAAGGTTCAAGATGCAGACGATTGGGTGAAAGCAGGGTTCAAGATGCTCTCGGTATTCACTCCTTACTGGTCGCAAAACTAG